Part of the Choloepus didactylus isolate mChoDid1 chromosome 10, mChoDid1.pri, whole genome shotgun sequence genome is shown below.
CATAGGGTTTGTGGGCTGTCTGGGCCTGAAGTGTGGGCTCTGTGAGGTCAGCAGGGCCCTGGCTCTCAGGGCCCGGCTGTGGCCCCACTGTGGCGCTCACCGTGGTCGTTGTGCCGCGCCAGGTCCTTGGAGTCTATGAACAGGTCGTGGTCTGTGTCCAGCTCCCAGAACTTGCAGTAGATGACGTAGAAGTGCTCGTAGGAAAAGAACTCCGTCAGCTGGTTGATGTCGGCTTCCTCCTCCAGCAGCGCCACGTTCTGCCGGAGGACACCGTGACCACGGCGGCTTGAGCGGGGAGTGGCAGCTGGGGCTCTGAACACAGGCTTTGGGGGACAGCCTGGTCTCCCTGAGGTACCATCGGTACCGTGCAAGCACCAACGGCCCAGAGCATGTGGGGCCATGGTGGGCGCCCACAGGGGGTCAGGTCTGTGCCCCAGGAACCCTCGGGGGTCAGGGTGGGGGCTGCATCTGCTCCCCAGGAACCCTCAGGGGTCAGGGCTGCGTTTGCACCCCAGGAATCCTCGGGCGTCAGGGTGGGAGCTGTGTCTGCGCCCCAGGAACCCTCGGGCGTCAGGGTCAGGGTTGGGGGCTGAGTCTTCGCCCCAGGAACCCTcaggggtcagggtcagggtgaGGGCTGCGTCTGCACCCCAGAAACCCTCAGGGGTAAAGGTCAAGGTGGGGGCTGCATCTACTCCTTATACTTCCTACCTCTCCTGACACCGCGTAACTCTCAGGGATGCGTGGAGCACCATGGAAGAGCGCAGACAGCCTTGGGCTGGGGTCCCCAGGCTAGCATCACCCTCCTCGACCTGCTTAGTTTCAGAACCTGCACGGGCCGGGAATGGGGGGTCCAGAAGGGGTGGGGCCCGGAGCGTGGTGTGCGGGGTCCAGGAAAGGTGGGGCCCAGAGCGCAGTGTGCGCTCAGCCAATGTTCTGGCTGCTGGGTGGCTGCACACCTGCAGGAAGGAGCTTTTCCTCAGCTCTGTGCACGTGATCCTCCCCGACCAGGACCGGTTCACGGTGTAGAAGATCCGCTGAATGACCTGCAGGACGGAGAGCCGGGCTGCTCAGAGGGGCTACACAGGAGAGGGGCTGCAGAGTTTGCAGCCCAGGGGCCTGGGGCTCCCCACAAGTGAAAACAACCTGGGCCCCGCCATGAGCCTGACTCGGGAGTCCCTGTGAGCCCGGAGCACCCGACCTGCCAGCAGAGGGTGCCTGTGCTGCAGGAACCAACAGGGAGGGTCCCAGCACGAGGGACAATCGGTAGGGACAGAGGATCGGCAGGGACAGACCGAAGGTCCCGCTTCTGGAGACGCGGGACTGGGGTGTCATGGAGAGGATGGGCCCCCAACCCCCGTCCGCGGGAGTTCAACGTGCACTGTGGGTGAGCCCGGGAGGGGGCGTCACACTCCCaggtggggggtggtgcaggCTGGGGGCAACCTTCCGGGCCGCACAGTGGCTTGTTCCCAACGCCCACAGAGACTGCCCAACAGTGAACAGCAAGTCCCAGGGCAGGGCGGCTGTGGGACAGCAGCAACGTGACAGTATCTGGAAACGGCCTCTgggcatcccccaccccccatgctgGGACGGGCTGTCCTCCCTGCACAGAGCATGGATGTGTACTCAGACCCCCAGTGCAGAGACTGCTCTACCTGACCACTCAGCTCATCCTTTCGATGGGAAATCTACCACCGTGACAGCCTGCAAGGCTCACGCTGCCCGACAACTGAGCTAACCCACGGCCACGACCAGCTCTGGGGACTCTCCTGGACTTGGAGTCCTTGCCAAGCAAAGAGCTCCACAGATTCTCATCCCGTGTTTTCGAGAACATCAGCATCAACTAGTACAATAGCCGTCCACACTCAAAAAATGTGTGCGCGCGTGAACCCAAGTTTCCCAGTCTCCAGGAACCTCGGGATAGAGACTCCGGACCCAGCGCGGAGGAGGTGCTCGGGGGACTGAAGAAAGCCCACGCCACACAGGAACCTCTCTCCCCAAGCCCCTCCGACCCGGCCAGTGGGTCCTGGAGGAGGCAGCTCCGGGCTGCTCCCGGGCCCTGCCTGAGTCCGGATGCCAGAGCCATGTGGGTGCAGCACCGAGGATGAGGCCACCCAGAAGAGCTGAGACCTGCGGCGCTCGGTCAGGGCCCACGTGGAGGTCATCTATCCCCACGATGGCTTTTGGAGGGAGGGGACACAACGCTGACGGTGAAACAACCAGCACCGTGATCTACCACAGGCCGTTGCGTGTGTGTCCTTTACAAATGTTCACGCATCTGGCAAAAATCTCTGGGCCACGTATCCTGTTGTCAGGGGTTGTCTGAGAGCTGGTGTGATGGAGTTTTTATCTGACTCTCAGGATTTCCTAATCTCTCTGCAATCAGCTGCTACTTGTTATTAAAGCGGGAACAGGGTTCCAGGGCTGTGCCAAATGGGCATGAAAGCTGTCAGCCACGGGGACACCACCTCGGGGATGCCCACGAGCTCTAGATGGACGTCTCCCCAGGACGGGCCTCTGCTCTGGTCCAGAAACCAGACTGGCCATCTCAAAGCCACGGAATCCCTCGAGGTCACCACAGCAGCAGCTTGAGAGAGACCCTGAGGACACCGCAGCTGCCTCCAGAGGCCCACCGTGTACATTCCCTAAACTGGAAAATCCTGGGCTGCCAAGAAAATCCTGGACTAAGAAGAACTCGCCTGAAGTGAGGATTCACGTTCTCAGCAACGCGGCACAGTCGTCTTGCTCCTATCTGCTTCCTGTGACCGCAGAGGGCCCTGAACTGCGTCTGGCTCCCCCGGAACTCTTCCCACTCGTGGTTCTGTGTCAGGTATTCACTGCCTGTCCTTTCGCTTAGAACACCCCGCCTCCCAGGGGCAGGGCTGCACCTCCAGTGACCACACTGTGTCCTGGGGCAGCACCCCTGGGGCCTGCCCTCACCTAGGACGTGATGCTCAAAATGGCCTGCTTTCACCTAAAGCGAAGGAAACGTCCTCACTCTGAGCAACCCGAAGCTTGTCCTTCCCTGCTGAGGGGGCTCAGGACACACTCAACACGCTTGCCTTTCGGAAAACAGCCTTAGCAGCACCTGCCTGTAGCTGAGCTCTGAACTGGGACAGCCGGCCTTTCTGGGGGGCCTGCTGAGTTTCATCTTGCTCGATTCCACAGGAACCGATGAAGCTGGACTGACTGCTCTCTCGCGGATGAGAAACACAGGCTGTGTAAGGCTGGGAGCACGTGGACCGTGGATTTTTGTTTACACTGACAGGCTCTGAACCTGGCCTGACTGAAAGGGAACCTCTCGCGAGGGTGACGACAATTGTGCCACGCACCCCTGGGAGGTGACTCACGGTGGTGATGTACCGAGAGTGGAACTCCGGAGCGTCCTTCAGGAAGGCCAGGCCCGGGTGTGTGTTCACGACGTCCTGGGtgcagagggagaggagaaggctGGGGGCTCGCGCACGTGGGCAGGCGTCGCCCGCAAGCTCCTGAGGACGCTGTGCTGGTCGGGACGCAGCACACATTCAGCTGCACAGGTGAGTCACAGACATGCAGCCAGCTGAAGGCGAGCTGAAAGAGCACACAGCAGGTTTAAGGAAAGGGCAGCACAGTGTCATTGGACAAGCTTCCATCTGTAAGGATCCACTGAGTCGGAAAGAAGAAAATCATTCTGCAGAGAATTCCAATCGCACAAGCCTCCCGAGGACTCGTGTGACTGGATGTTCTGGAAACGCGGGTGCTCGCAGCGTCTGAAAGCAGTGCCTGCAGGTTGTGCCTGTGAGCCCTGTGTCTCGTGCAGCAGGTAAAGTCACACCCACATGGTGCTGGAGTCGCTGCAATGACTGTTCTGTGAGTAAAGCGCTTGTGCAGGCGGCCTCTGCCCACCCCCGGCACGGACCTGCACAAACGGGACGAAGTCCTCCTGCACCAGGTGCTCACTCCCAGGGCTCACGAGCAGACGGGTGAACCTGGCGGCATCATCGTGGCAGCTCTGCAGGACCCTGAAAGGACACAGGGCCCGCGGGTGAGGACAGGACGTGGACGGCTCGGGGGTGGGCTCAGCCCCAATGGCCCGGGCAAACAAGTGAGGCGCCCCAGGGCTCTGCACAGACAGTCCGTAGTCGCCTGCTTGTGCTGCTGCGGTGGTAGGACGGCAAAGCCCACAACAAACGAACATTCACATGGAGGGAGCCCTAGGCCCTTGGCATCCCCAGACCCGCCCGCTGCCCAGGAAGGGGACTTACTTCCTCCACATGGCGATGAACCTGTGGACGGAGACGTGGCCGGTGCACTCGCCCCCAGCGCTGTAGAACAGCGGCCCCTTCCAGTACAGCGGGCAGCCACAGGCCTGCAACACAGATTCGGACAGGAGGGGACCCTCAGCAACGCAGGGGCACCCCGTTCTCCACCGAGCACCCTGAGCTTGGGCAGGACGGGGACACTGAGCAACGCGGGGGCCCGCGGCCTCCACTGAGC
Proteins encoded:
- the LOC119504673 gene encoding serine/threonine-protein phosphatase 2A regulatory subunit B'' subunit beta-like isoform X10 gives rise to the protein MSVVTHDVGDSVWERGRRAGFEAARGSRGPRGPVPPPPDPGRGAEAPGGRQRGRGHAARQGAAAGAEDEGGRAVPALAQRGQHAGHPPGLPAQRPRARRGPRGRRGHGAPRPLGCRPQAARAPEADGPRAAPGRRVQRSKAPEEGCPKDAVDVDAVISRVEATFSQFPHERATIDDMGQVAKACGCPLYWKGPLFYSAGGECTGHVSVHRFIAMWRKVLQSCHDDAARFTRLLVSPGSEHLVQEDFVPFVQLAFSWLHVCDSPVQLNVCCVPTSTASSGACGRRLPTCASPQPSPLPLHPGRREHTPGPGLPEGRSGVPLSVIQRIFYTVNRSWSGRITCTELRKSSFLQNVALLEEEADINQLTEFFSYEHFYVIYCKFWELDTDHDLFIDSKDLARHNDHAISTKMIDRIFSGAVTRTG
- the LOC119504673 gene encoding uncharacterized protein LOC119504673 isoform X12, whose amino-acid sequence is MSVVTHDVGDSVWERGRRAGFEAARGSRGPRGPVPPPPDPGRGAEAPGGRQRGRGHAARQGAAAGAEDEGGRAVPALAQRGQHAGHPPGLPAQRPRARRGPRGRRGHGAPRPLGCRPQAARAPEADGPRAAPGRRVQRSKAPEEGCPKDAVDVDAVISRVEATFSQFPHERATIDDMGQVAKACGCPLYWKGPLFYSAGGECTGHVSVHRFIAMWRKVLQSCHDDAARFTRLLVSPGSEHLVQEDFVPFVQLAFSWLHVCDSPVQLNVCCVPTSTASSGACGRRLPTCASPQPSPLPLHPGRREHTPGPGLPEGRSGVPLSVHHHRHSADLLHREPVLVGEDHVHRAEEKLLPAGSETKQVEEGDASLGTPAQGCLRSSMVLHASLRVTRCQERTWRCWRRKPTSTS
- the LOC119504673 gene encoding uncharacterized protein LOC119504673 isoform X9 codes for the protein MSVVTHDVGDSVWERGRRAGFEAARGSRGPRGPVPPPPDPGRGAEAPGGRQRGRGHAARQGAAAGAEDEGGRAVPALAQRGQHAGHPPGLPAQRPRARRGPRGRRGHGAPRPLGCRPQAARAPEADGPRAAPGRRVQRSKAPEEGCPKDAVDVDAVISRVEATFSQFPHERATIDDMGQVAKACGCPLYWKGPLFYSAGGECTGHVSVHRFIAMWRKVLQSCHDDAARFTRLLVSPGSEHLVQEDFVPFVQLAFSWLHVCDSPVQLNVCCVPTSTASSGACGRRLPTCASPQPSPLPLHPGRREHTPGPGLPEGRSGVPLSVHHHRESPPRGHSADLLHREPVLVGEDHVHRAEEKLLPAERGAAGGGSRHQPADGVLFLRALLRHLLQVLGAGHRPRPVHRLQGPGAAQRPRHLHKDDRQDILGGGDAR
- the LOC119504673 gene encoding uncharacterized protein LOC119504673 isoform X11, with amino-acid sequence MSVVTHDVGDSVWERGRRAGFEAARGSRGPRGPVPPPPDPGRGAEAPGGRQRGRGHAARQGAAAGAEDEGGRAVPALAQRGQHAGHPPGLPAQRPRARRGPRGRRGHGAPRPLGCRPQAARAPEADGPRAAPGRRVQRSKAPEEGCPKDAVDVDAVISRVEATFSQFPHERATIDDMGQVAKACGCPLYWKGPLFYSAGGECTGHVSVHRFIAMWRKVLQSCHDDAARFTRLLVSPGSEHLVQEDFVPFVQLAFSWLHVCDSPVQLNVCCVPTSTASSGACGRRLPTCASPQPSPLPLHPGRREHTPGPGLPEGRSGVPLSVHHHRESPPRGHSADLLHREPVLVGEDHVHRAEEKLLPAGSETKQVEEGDASLGTPAQGCLRSSMVLHASLRVTRCQERTWRCWRRKPTSTS
- the LOC119504673 gene encoding uncharacterized protein LOC119504673 isoform X8 — translated: MSVVTHDVGDSVWERGRRAGFEAARGSRGPRGPVPPPPDPGRGAEAPGGRQRGRGHAARQGAAAGAEDEGGRAVPALAQRGQHAGHPPGLPAQRPRARRGPRGRRGHGAPRPLGCRPQAARAPEADGPRAAPGRRVQRSKAPEEGCPKDAVDVDAVISRVEATFSQFPHERATIDDMGQVAKACGCPLYWKGPLFYSAGGECTGHVSVHRFIAMWRKVLQSCHDDAARFTRLLVSPGSEHLVQEDFVPFVQLAFSWLHVCDSPVQLNVCCVPTSTASSGACGRRLPTCASPQPSPLPLHPGRREHTPGPGLPEGRSGVPLSVHHHRESPPRGHSADLLHREPVLVGEDHVHRAEEKLLPAERGAAGGGSRHQPADGVLFLRALLRHLLQVLGAGHRPRPVHRLQGPGAAQRPRHLHKDDRQDILGGGDAHWLTFPVFLRSGPESQR